The following coding sequences are from one Streptomyces angustmyceticus window:
- the thiS gene encoding sulfur carrier protein ThiS produces MNAAPSAPPVSVSVNGQAREVPGGLTLDRLVATLSQAPTGVAAAVNDVVVPRAQWAATPLGDGDRVEVLTAVQGG; encoded by the coding sequence ATGAACGCCGCCCCGTCCGCCCCTCCCGTCTCGGTGTCCGTCAACGGGCAGGCCCGCGAGGTCCCCGGCGGACTGACCCTCGACCGGCTCGTCGCCACCCTCTCCCAGGCACCCACCGGGGTGGCCGCGGCGGTCAACGACGTCGTGGTGCCCCGCGCCCAGTGGGCGGCCACCCCCCTCGGCGACGGCGACCGCGTCGAGGTCCTCACCGCGGTCCAGGGAGGCTGA
- a CDS encoding sulfite oxidase-like oxidoreductase has protein sequence MEGMGQPESREEEPPQLPPGQRLQRGWPVTHYGPVPKFRAERWEFRAFGATADGEKHCWSHEEFTALPYTTVVADMHCVTKFSMLGAEWGGVRTRTILELAPPAPDVTHVMVWAEYGFSSNVRIEDFAADNCLFATHRSGELLTAEHGFPVRLIVPHLYAWKGPKWVRGIEYMRADRRGFWEERGYHNLGDPWQEQRYSYQEEPGDGPEL, from the coding sequence ATGGAGGGCATGGGTCAGCCGGAAAGCCGCGAAGAGGAGCCTCCTCAGCTGCCTCCGGGACAACGGTTGCAGCGGGGCTGGCCGGTGACGCATTACGGCCCGGTGCCGAAGTTCCGCGCCGAACGCTGGGAGTTCCGGGCATTCGGCGCCACCGCCGACGGCGAGAAACACTGCTGGTCGCACGAGGAATTCACGGCACTGCCGTACACCACGGTCGTTGCCGATATGCACTGCGTGACGAAATTCAGCATGCTGGGAGCCGAATGGGGCGGGGTGCGCACCCGGACGATCCTGGAACTCGCGCCGCCGGCTCCCGATGTCACCCACGTCATGGTGTGGGCCGAGTACGGCTTCAGCTCGAATGTGCGCATCGAGGATTTCGCCGCCGACAACTGCCTCTTCGCCACCCACCGCTCGGGTGAGCTGCTCACCGCGGAGCACGGCTTCCCGGTGCGCCTGATCGTTCCGCACCTGTACGCCTGGAAGGGCCCCAAGTGGGTCCGCGGCATCGAATACATGCGGGCCGACCGCCGCGGCTTCTGGGAGGAGCGCGGCTACCACAACCTGGGCGACCCCTGGCAGGAGCAGCGCTACTCGTACCAGGAAGAGCCCGGGGACGGCCCCGAGCTCTGA
- the pknB gene encoding Stk1 family PASTA domain-containing Ser/Thr kinase, with protein sequence MDTTLQDPLVGQLLDGRYRVQARIAAGGMATVYQAVDTRLDRVLALKVMHPGLATDEAFVERFIREAKSVARLSHPNVVGVFDQGTDGTYVYLAMEYVAGCTLRDVLRERGALQPRAALDVLEPILAALGAAHRAGLVHRDMKPENVLIGDDGRVKVADFGLVRAVDTNTTASTGSVLGTVSYLAPEQLEHGTADARVDVYACGVVLYEMLTGGKPHTGGTVAQILYQHLHEDVLPPSGLVPGLAPQLDELVALACARDPQLRPQDAVALLFRAQEARAQLSDAQLDIVPPEARTVAAGDGSEPTDVIPRTAGGQLPGDTGAELNRTSRLEVPQESERTTRLRPVPAEEAPPRGGLLRRRLVTVVAAVLLVLGVGTGVWYVTSGQFTTVPAVLDMPQAKAEKTLRDEGLGVKVVRGFSSNVERGHIMKTDPANGKRIRGTGTVTLTVSRGPDIVSVPDLSGTPFADAKRKLRDRGLIPGTVNREFSDEVAKGSVIRTDPAGGTKRRPDTAVGLTVSRGSAVDVPGVLGSDRADAANTLREAGFQVRFADEPVYSTQDKGTVARQNPAEGQTRGKGDTITLTLSKGPEMIAVPNVTGKNVDDAKRQLTDLGFQVEVKKPFFFPKDTVDTQSVEPGKKAPKGGRITIELDGGL encoded by the coding sequence GTGGATACCACCCTTCAGGACCCGCTCGTGGGCCAGCTGCTCGACGGCCGCTACCGTGTCCAGGCGCGCATCGCCGCAGGCGGCATGGCCACGGTCTATCAGGCCGTGGACACCCGGCTCGACCGGGTGCTCGCGCTGAAGGTGATGCACCCGGGGCTCGCCACGGACGAGGCGTTCGTGGAGCGCTTCATCCGGGAGGCGAAGTCGGTGGCGCGGCTGTCGCATCCGAATGTGGTGGGCGTCTTCGACCAGGGCACGGACGGTACGTACGTGTATCTGGCCATGGAGTACGTCGCCGGCTGCACGCTGCGCGACGTGCTGCGCGAGCGGGGCGCCCTGCAGCCGCGGGCGGCGCTGGACGTCCTGGAGCCGATCCTGGCCGCTCTGGGGGCCGCGCACCGCGCGGGGCTGGTGCACCGCGACATGAAGCCGGAGAACGTCCTGATCGGCGACGACGGCCGGGTGAAGGTCGCCGACTTCGGTCTGGTGCGCGCGGTGGACACCAACACCACCGCCTCGACGGGCTCCGTGCTGGGCACCGTCTCCTACCTCGCCCCGGAGCAGCTGGAGCACGGCACCGCGGACGCCCGGGTCGATGTGTACGCCTGCGGTGTGGTGCTCTACGAGATGCTGACCGGCGGCAAGCCGCACACCGGTGGCACCGTGGCACAGATCCTCTACCAGCATCTCCACGAGGACGTGCTGCCGCCGTCGGGCCTGGTGCCCGGCCTCGCGCCGCAGCTGGACGAGCTGGTCGCGCTGGCCTGTGCCCGCGATCCGCAGCTGCGTCCGCAGGACGCGGTGGCGCTGCTCTTCCGGGCGCAGGAGGCCCGTGCGCAGCTGTCCGACGCCCAGCTGGACATCGTGCCGCCGGAGGCGAGGACGGTGGCCGCGGGCGACGGTTCGGAGCCGACAGACGTGATACCGCGCACCGCGGGCGGGCAGCTGCCGGGCGACACCGGGGCGGAGCTGAACCGCACCAGCCGTCTGGAGGTGCCGCAGGAGTCCGAGCGGACCACCCGGCTGCGTCCGGTGCCCGCCGAGGAGGCGCCGCCCCGGGGCGGGCTGCTCCGGCGGCGGCTCGTCACGGTCGTCGCGGCGGTCCTGCTGGTCCTCGGGGTCGGCACGGGCGTCTGGTACGTCACCTCCGGTCAGTTCACGACCGTCCCCGCGGTGCTGGACATGCCGCAGGCCAAGGCCGAGAAGACCCTGCGGGACGAGGGTCTGGGGGTGAAGGTGGTGCGCGGCTTCAGCTCGAACGTGGAGCGCGGCCACATCATGAAGACCGACCCGGCGAACGGCAAGCGGATCCGCGGCACGGGCACGGTCACCCTCACCGTCTCGCGCGGTCCGGACATCGTCTCCGTGCCCGACCTGTCGGGCACGCCGTTCGCGGACGCCAAGCGCAAGCTGCGCGACCGGGGGCTGATCCCGGGCACCGTGAACCGGGAGTTCAGCGACGAGGTCGCCAAGGGCTCGGTGATCCGTACGGACCCGGCCGGCGGCACCAAGCGGCGGCCGGACACCGCGGTGGGGCTGACGGTCAGCCGTGGCAGCGCCGTCGATGTGCCGGGCGTCCTCGGCAGCGACCGGGCGGACGCGGCGAACACACTGCGGGAGGCCGGCTTCCAGGTGCGGTTCGCCGACGAGCCGGTCTACTCCACCCAGGACAAGGGCACCGTCGCCCGGCAGAACCCGGCCGAGGGCCAGACGCGCGGCAAGGGCGACACGATCACCCTCACGCTGTCCAAGGGCCCGGAGATGATCGCCGTCCCGAACGTCACCGGCAAGAACGTCGACGACGCCAAGAGGCAGCTGACGGACCTGGGCTTCCAGGTCGAGGTGAAGAAGCCGTTCTTCTTCCCGAAGGACACGGTCGACACTCAGTCCGTCGAGCCCGGCAAGAAGGCGCCGAAGGGCGGCAGGATCACCATCGAGCTCGACGGCGGGCTGTAG
- a CDS encoding deoxyribonuclease IV → MSTSPEGAERRARARNPVGGHVPVAGGLAKTGLPYAREMGDEVVQVFVANPRGWATLPGSPEQDEAFRAACAEEGIPAYVHAPYLINFGSHTGATVDKSVASLRHSLRRGREIGALGVVVHTGSATGGRPRETAMAQVRERMLPLLDELTHADDPWLLLEPTAGQGASLCALAEDLGPYFEALDRHPRVGICLDTCHAFAAGHDMAAPGGMKALLDELVEVAGEGRLKLIHANDSKDVVGAHKDRHENIGAGHLGAEPFGELFRHPATEGVPLVVETPGGKEGHAADVARLKELRGH, encoded by the coding sequence GTGAGTACCTCCCCCGAGGGCGCCGAGCGGCGCGCCCGTGCACGCAACCCGGTCGGCGGCCATGTCCCGGTGGCCGGCGGCCTGGCGAAGACCGGCCTTCCCTACGCCCGCGAGATGGGCGACGAGGTCGTCCAGGTCTTCGTGGCCAACCCGCGCGGCTGGGCCACGCTGCCCGGCAGCCCCGAGCAGGACGAGGCGTTCCGGGCGGCCTGCGCCGAGGAGGGGATCCCGGCGTACGTCCATGCGCCGTATCTGATCAACTTCGGTTCGCACACCGGGGCGACCGTCGACAAGTCGGTGGCGTCGCTGCGCCACTCGCTGCGCCGCGGCCGGGAGATCGGCGCACTGGGCGTGGTCGTGCACACCGGTTCGGCGACCGGCGGGCGGCCGCGCGAGACGGCGATGGCGCAGGTCAGGGAGCGGATGCTGCCGTTGCTCGACGAGCTGACGCACGCGGACGACCCCTGGCTGCTGCTGGAGCCGACGGCCGGGCAGGGGGCGTCGCTGTGTGCGCTGGCGGAGGATCTCGGCCCGTACTTCGAGGCGCTGGACCGGCACCCCAGGGTGGGGATCTGCCTCGACACCTGTCACGCGTTCGCGGCCGGGCACGACATGGCGGCGCCGGGCGGCATGAAGGCGCTGCTGGACGAGCTGGTGGAGGTGGCCGGCGAGGGGCGGCTGAAGCTGATCCACGCCAATGACTCCAAGGATGTCGTGGGCGCCCACAAGGACAGGCACGAGAACATCGGCGCGGGGCACCTCGGTGCGGAGCCGTTCGGTGAGCTGTTCCGCCACCCGGCGACGGAGGGGGTGCCGCTGGTGGTCGAGACCCCCGGCGGCAAGGAGGGGCACGCGGCGGACGTGGCCCGGCTCAAGGAGCTGCGCGGGCACTGA
- a CDS encoding thiazole synthase has translation MGTGGAPSLDVLERALLASGTELTTVAMRRLDPTVQGSVLSVLERHKIKVLPNTAGCFTAGEAVLTARLAREALGTDWVKLEVVADERTLLPDPIELLDAAETLVDDGFTVLPYTNDDPVLARKLEDVGCAAIMPLGSPIGSGLGIRNPHNFQLITERAGVPVILDAGAGTASDVSQAMELGCAAVMLASAVTRAQEPELMASAMRYAVTAGRLAFCAGRIPRRHFALASSPTQGMPEFDPERPAF, from the coding sequence ATGGGAACCGGCGGCGCGCCCAGCCTCGACGTCCTGGAGCGCGCCCTGCTCGCCTCCGGCACGGAGCTGACCACCGTCGCCATGCGGCGCCTGGACCCGACCGTGCAGGGCTCCGTGCTGTCCGTACTGGAACGGCACAAGATCAAGGTGCTGCCGAACACCGCGGGCTGCTTCACCGCCGGCGAAGCGGTGCTCACGGCCCGGCTCGCCCGCGAAGCGCTCGGCACCGACTGGGTCAAGCTGGAGGTCGTCGCCGACGAGCGCACCCTTCTGCCCGACCCCATCGAGCTGCTGGACGCCGCCGAGACCCTCGTCGACGACGGCTTCACGGTGCTGCCCTACACCAACGACGACCCCGTACTGGCCCGCAAGCTGGAGGACGTGGGCTGCGCCGCGATCATGCCCCTGGGCTCACCGATCGGCTCCGGCCTGGGCATCCGCAACCCCCACAACTTCCAGCTGATCACCGAACGGGCCGGCGTCCCCGTCATCCTCGACGCGGGCGCCGGAACCGCCTCGGACGTCTCCCAGGCCATGGAACTCGGCTGCGCCGCGGTCATGCTGGCCTCCGCCGTGACCCGCGCCCAGGAACCCGAACTCATGGCCTCGGCCATGCGGTACGCGGTCACGGCGGGCCGCCTGGCGTTTTGCGCGGGGCGCATCCCACGACGTCACTTCGCCCTGGCGTCATCCCCGACGCAGGGAATGCCGGAGTTCGACCCCGAGCGGCCAGCGTTCTAA